The proteins below come from a single Sander lucioperca isolate FBNREF2018 chromosome 20, SLUC_FBN_1.2, whole genome shotgun sequence genomic window:
- the tmem121b gene encoding transmembrane protein 121B, whose translation MPSFAHVSFSPPLKSSGSKKKGRKGGDRTNTMLSETGKDNPKADYLRSEASYCTHSPVSSSPEAGQLSRRRDTQTTSGSILPEDSGSIQPLVSAAAAAACIMTSGELMQSAPLLAHRSKRSLLYKALCFLLLVFQGGVLDFYLIIFTDLYWCSWIATDLVVISGWGIFFMKNARSKRERACGFHQKSSMFGCNLGEFTYAYLAWLIYVIACTPKVVLILETSILDLIELKVPCGVTGFKIVMLLSAPLLFCLINSIIEDLNGATRHRSHGCFMSTCLDLLDSFTLVEMLLRNEIPAAYLKYTVISVYFVALAVPVVWLYELTAAELRCRWLWARFSTGLLVNAPLLVVRCFQVYVYRMPVSVFMLKNIFFLVCKLLELVEQCVAVRGVRRLAGGGNNPAQFSHCVSENDMCPHGYVNTLAVTQS comes from the coding sequence ATGCCTTCCTTTGCGCATGTCTCTTTTTCTCCACCTTTAAAATCATCAGGAAGTAAGAAAAAGGGGAGAAAGGGAGGCGACCGCACAAATACAATGCTCTCAGAAACTGGGAAAGACAATCCGAAGGCAGATTATCTCCGATCCGAAGCGAGCTATTGCACACACTCCCCCGTCTCCTCTTCTCCGGAAGCCGGGCAGCTAAGCAGGAGGCGGGACACCCAGACCACCAGCGGCAGCATCCTTCCGGAGGACAGCGGCAGCATCCAGCCCCTGGTCTCCGCAGCCGCGGCCGCCGCCTGCATCATGACATCGGGGGAGCTGATGCAGAGCGCTCCGCTGCTGGCGCACCGATCCAAGAGGAGCCTGCTGTACAAGGCGCTCTGCTTCCTTCTGCTCGTCTTCCAGGGCGGCGTTCTGGACTTCTACCTCATCATCTTCACCGACCTGTACTGGTGCTCGTGGATCGCCACGGACCTGGTGGTGATCTCGGGCTGGGGGATCTTCTTCATGAAGAACGCGCGGAGCAAGCGGGAGCGGGCCTGCGGCTTCCACCAGAAGAGCTCCATGTTCGGCTGCAACCTCGGGGAGTTCACCTACGCCTACCTGGCCTGGCTCATTTACGTCATCGCCTGCACTCCGAAGGTGGTGCTCATCCTGGAGACGTCCATCCTGGACCTGATCGAGCTCAAGGTTCCGTGCGGAGTGACCGGCTTCAAGATCGTCATGCTGCTGTCCGCGCCGCTGCTCTTCTGCCTCATCAACTCCATCATCGAGGATCTGAACGGGGCGACGCGGCACCGCTCCCACGGCTGCTTTATGAGCACCTGCCTGGACCTGCTGGACAGCTTCACGCTGGTGGAGATGCTGCTGAGGAACGAGATCCCCGCCGCGTACCTCAAGTACACCGTGATCTCGGTGTACTTCGTGGCGCTGGCCGTGCCGGTGGTCTGGCTGTACGAGCTGACGGCGGCGGAGCTTCGCTGCCGTTGGCTGTGGGCCCGCTTCTCCACGGGCCTGCTGGTCAACGCACCCCTGCTGGTAGTGCGCTGTTTCCAGGTCTACGTCTACAGGATGCCGGTGTCAGTGTTCATGCTCAAAAACATCTTCTTCTTGGTGTGTAAGTTGCTGGAGCTGGTGGAGCAGTGTGTGGCGGTGCGGGGGGTCCGGAGGCTGGCCGGCGGCGGCAACAACCCGGCCCAGTTCTCCCACTGCGTGTCCGAGAACGACATGTGTCCGCACGGATACGTCAACACCCTGGCCGTGACCCAGTCATAG
- the mkrn1 gene encoding probable E3 ubiquitin-protein ligase makorin-1 isoform X2 translates to MHGLCKEGDNCRYSHDLTSSKPAAMICKFFQKGNCVFGDRCRFEHCKPAKNEELPPPQTLPLPSVSLAASSDPEPSGPTPGSGAQDWVNAAEFVPGQPYCGRAEPVKGESSVPLIEEFDSEASQDKEELRKQLCPYAAVGECRYGINCAYLHGDVCDMCGLQVLHPTDNAQRSEHTKACIEAHEKDMEISFAIQRSKDMMCGVCMEVVFEKANPSERRFGILSNCCHCYCLKCIRKWRSAKQFESKIIKSCPECRITSNFVIPSEYWVEDKEDKQKLIQKYKDGMGTKPCRYFDQGRGTCPFGSNCFYKHAFPDGRLEEAQPQRRQTGSNSRNRSSRRTPLWDIFDERESSDSFDNEDEEMVTFELSEMLLMLLAAGTDDEVTDSEDEWDLFHEELDDFYEIYL, encoded by the exons ATGCACGGTCTTTGCAAAGAAGGAGACAACTGTCGATATTCACACGATCTGACCAGCAGCAAACCTGCAGCCATGATTTGCAAGTTCTTCCAGAAGGGAAACTGTGTGTTTGGGGACCGTTGCAG GTTTGAACACTGTAAACCGGCAAAGAACGAGGAGTTGCCACCCCCCCAGACGCTGCCGCTGCCCTCTGTCTCGCTGGCTGCCTCGTCAGACCCAGAACCCAGTGGGCCAACACCTGGTTCAGGGGCACAAGATTGGGTCAATGCTGCGGAGTTTGTTCCGGGACAGCCGTACTGTGGACGGG CTGAGCCAGTGAAGGGGGAGAGCTCCGTCCCTCTCATTGAGGAGTTTGACAGCGAGGCATCGCAGGACAAAGAAGAGTTGAGGAAGCAGCTCTGTCCGTACGCAGCTGTTGGAGAGTGCCGCTATGGAATCAACTGTGCCTATCTCCACGGCGACGTGTGTGACATGTGCGGCCTCCAGGTGCTCCACCCCACTGACAACGCCCAGCGCTCGGAGCACACCAAG GCATGCATCGAGGCCCATGAGAAAGACATGGAGATTTCATTTGCCATCCAACGCAGCAAGGACATGATGTGCGGTGTGTGTATGGAGGTGGTGTTTGAGAAGGCCAACCCAAGCGAGCGCCGTTTTGGCATCCTCTCCAACTGCTGCCACTGCTACTGTCTAAAGTGCATTCGCAAGTGGAGGAGTGCCAAGCAGTTTGAGAGCAAAATCATCAA GTCTTGTCCAGAGTGTCGAATCACATCCAACTTTGTCATCCCGAGCGAGTACTGGGTGGAGGATAAGGAGGACAAGCAGAAACTCATCCAGAAATACAAGGATGGCATGGG GACGAAACCGTGTCGATACTTTGACCAGGGCCGTGGAACATGTCCTTTTGGCTCAAATTGCTTCTACAAGCACGCCTTTCCTGATGGTCGGCTGGAGGAAGCTCAGCCTCAGCGAAGACAGACTGGCTCCAACAGCAGGAATCGG aGCTCAAGGCGAACGCCGCTGTGGGACATCTTCGACGAGAGGGAAAGCAGCGACTCGTTTGACAACGAGGACGAGGAGATGGTGACGTTTGAGCTGAGTGAGATGCTGCTGATGCTGCTGGCCGCAGGAACCGACGACGAGGTGACAGACTCAGAGGATGAGTGGGACTTGTTTCACGAGGAGCTGGACGATTTCTATGAGATTTACCTATAG
- the mkrn1 gene encoding probable E3 ubiquitin-protein ligase makorin-1 isoform X1, giving the protein MAEAAAASTAATPVTGGWTKHVTCRYFMHGLCKEGDNCRYSHDLTSSKPAAMICKFFQKGNCVFGDRCRFEHCKPAKNEELPPPQTLPLPSVSLAASSDPEPSGPTPGSGAQDWVNAAEFVPGQPYCGRAEPVKGESSVPLIEEFDSEASQDKEELRKQLCPYAAVGECRYGINCAYLHGDVCDMCGLQVLHPTDNAQRSEHTKACIEAHEKDMEISFAIQRSKDMMCGVCMEVVFEKANPSERRFGILSNCCHCYCLKCIRKWRSAKQFESKIIKSCPECRITSNFVIPSEYWVEDKEDKQKLIQKYKDGMGTKPCRYFDQGRGTCPFGSNCFYKHAFPDGRLEEAQPQRRQTGSNSRNRSSRRTPLWDIFDERESSDSFDNEDEEMVTFELSEMLLMLLAAGTDDEVTDSEDEWDLFHEELDDFYEIYL; this is encoded by the exons ATGGCGGAGGCAGCAGCAGCGTCTACGGCGGCTACCCCAGTAACAGGAGGTTGGACCAAACACGTAACCTGCAG aTATTTCATGCACGGTCTTTGCAAAGAAGGAGACAACTGTCGATATTCACACGATCTGACCAGCAGCAAACCTGCAGCCATGATTTGCAAGTTCTTCCAGAAGGGAAACTGTGTGTTTGGGGACCGTTGCAG GTTTGAACACTGTAAACCGGCAAAGAACGAGGAGTTGCCACCCCCCCAGACGCTGCCGCTGCCCTCTGTCTCGCTGGCTGCCTCGTCAGACCCAGAACCCAGTGGGCCAACACCTGGTTCAGGGGCACAAGATTGGGTCAATGCTGCGGAGTTTGTTCCGGGACAGCCGTACTGTGGACGGG CTGAGCCAGTGAAGGGGGAGAGCTCCGTCCCTCTCATTGAGGAGTTTGACAGCGAGGCATCGCAGGACAAAGAAGAGTTGAGGAAGCAGCTCTGTCCGTACGCAGCTGTTGGAGAGTGCCGCTATGGAATCAACTGTGCCTATCTCCACGGCGACGTGTGTGACATGTGCGGCCTCCAGGTGCTCCACCCCACTGACAACGCCCAGCGCTCGGAGCACACCAAG GCATGCATCGAGGCCCATGAGAAAGACATGGAGATTTCATTTGCCATCCAACGCAGCAAGGACATGATGTGCGGTGTGTGTATGGAGGTGGTGTTTGAGAAGGCCAACCCAAGCGAGCGCCGTTTTGGCATCCTCTCCAACTGCTGCCACTGCTACTGTCTAAAGTGCATTCGCAAGTGGAGGAGTGCCAAGCAGTTTGAGAGCAAAATCATCAA GTCTTGTCCAGAGTGTCGAATCACATCCAACTTTGTCATCCCGAGCGAGTACTGGGTGGAGGATAAGGAGGACAAGCAGAAACTCATCCAGAAATACAAGGATGGCATGGG GACGAAACCGTGTCGATACTTTGACCAGGGCCGTGGAACATGTCCTTTTGGCTCAAATTGCTTCTACAAGCACGCCTTTCCTGATGGTCGGCTGGAGGAAGCTCAGCCTCAGCGAAGACAGACTGGCTCCAACAGCAGGAATCGG aGCTCAAGGCGAACGCCGCTGTGGGACATCTTCGACGAGAGGGAAAGCAGCGACTCGTTTGACAACGAGGACGAGGAGATGGTGACGTTTGAGCTGAGTGAGATGCTGCTGATGCTGCTGGCCGCAGGAACCGACGACGAGGTGACAGACTCAGAGGATGAGTGGGACTTGTTTCACGAGGAGCTGGACGATTTCTATGAGATTTACCTATAG